One Peribacillus simplex NBRC 15720 = DSM 1321 genomic region harbors:
- a CDS encoding YlaH-like family protein yields MDIQERLSFFAALYRVDENPEAGMWYLYLTVFGLCILVYQLGFAKKLPLLKNVVIYVVMALGCTLLSFFAVFLPMGEALVIASLVLGIYRIRLHNSRKEEQA; encoded by the coding sequence TTGGATATCCAAGAGCGATTATCATTTTTTGCAGCATTGTACCGAGTGGATGAAAATCCTGAAGCAGGAATGTGGTATTTATATTTGACGGTCTTTGGATTATGCATCCTTGTCTATCAGTTAGGTTTTGCCAAAAAGTTACCTTTGCTAAAAAATGTGGTCATTTATGTGGTAATGGCACTTGGATGTACCCTTCTTTCTTTCTTTGCAGTGTTTCTTCCTATGGGGGAAGCATTAGTCATCGCTTCGCTTGTTCTGGGGATTTATAGAATCCGTCTTCATAATTCGAGAAAAGAAGAACAGGCTTAA
- a CDS encoding YlaF family protein produces MNIKWNFLILAVLATSSIGSIGIFIAEKSLIGILAAIVILCGIMGFGFTQKKKLREAGKL; encoded by the coding sequence ATGAATATTAAATGGAATTTCTTAATATTAGCGGTATTGGCAACATCCAGCATTGGCTCCATTGGCATCTTCATTGCTGAAAAAAGCTTAATTGGAATATTAGCTGCAATCGTTATACTTTGCGGAATTATGGGGTTCGGTTTCACTCAGAAGAAGAAATTACGCGAAGCAGGGAAGTTATAA
- a CDS encoding inositol monophosphatase family protein yields the protein MASVKEMDTYAKLWMKEAGTRLRASFKTKLNIEMKTNPNDLVTNMDKGIEKFFCEKIGEVFPEHRIFGEEGMGNDIKDLKGTVWIIDPIDGTLNFIHQQRNFAISLGVYVDGIGKIGMVYDVFSDELYHAIKGQGAFLNDQRLSSLEEASVSKAIISINASWVTENRRIDPSLLAPLVRDARGTRSYGSAALELAFVAAGRIDAYITMRLMPWDFAGGVLLVEEVGGEVSNIKGDKLNFLEGDSLFVSKPGLHKEIFNKYLSGNSSH from the coding sequence ATGGCATCGGTCAAGGAAATGGATACATATGCGAAGTTATGGATGAAAGAAGCGGGTACTAGGCTAAGGGCGTCCTTTAAAACCAAATTGAATATTGAAATGAAAACGAATCCGAATGATTTGGTTACTAATATGGATAAGGGGATAGAAAAGTTTTTTTGCGAAAAAATCGGCGAAGTTTTTCCTGAACACCGCATTTTTGGGGAAGAGGGAATGGGCAATGATATTAAAGACCTAAAAGGTACGGTGTGGATCATCGATCCAATTGATGGAACTTTGAATTTCATTCATCAACAGAGGAATTTTGCAATTTCTCTTGGGGTTTATGTGGATGGCATCGGTAAGATTGGCATGGTATATGATGTCTTTAGTGATGAATTATATCATGCGATTAAGGGGCAGGGAGCATTTCTGAATGATCAAAGGCTCTCATCTCTTGAAGAGGCATCAGTAAGCAAAGCGATCATTTCCATTAATGCAAGCTGGGTAACGGAAAACCGTAGGATCGACCCGAGTCTATTGGCACCGCTAGTTCGGGATGCAAGAGGGACACGTTCTTATGGCTCTGCAGCATTGGAGCTTGCTTTCGTGGCAGCTGGAAGGATTGATGCATACATAACCATGAGACTCATGCCTTGGGACTTTGCCGGAGGAGTTTTACTGGTTGAGGAAGTGGGCGGGGAAGTTAGTAATATTAAAGGTGACAAATTGAATTTTTTAGAAGGCGACTCACTTTTTGTATCTAAACCAGGGCTTCACAAAGAAATATTCAATAAATATTTATCAGGAAATTCCAGCCATTAG
- the typA gene encoding translational GTPase TypA: MKLRENIRNIAIIAHVDHGKTTLVDQLLKQSGTFRENEHVEERAMDSNAIEKERGITILAKNTAVQYQDTRINILDTPGHADFGGEVERIMKMVDGVLLVVDAYEGCMPQTRFVLKKALEQKITPIVVVNKIDKDSARPDEVVDEVIDLFIELGAEEEQLEFPVVFTSGIAGTASLDSDPAKQEKDMTPLFETIVETIPAPIDNSDEPLQFQVALLDYNDYVGRIGVGRVFRGKMHVGQQVSLMKLDGKVKQFRVTKIFGYIGLKKVEIQEAVAGDLIAVSGMEDINVGETVCPTEHPDALPILRIDEPTLQMTFLVNNSPFAGREGKFVTARKIEERLKNQLQTDVSLRVENTDSPDVWVVSGRGELHLSILIENMRREGYELQVSKPEVIVRLIDGVRCEPVERVQIDVPEEHTGSIMESMGARKGELLDMINSGSGQVRLLFTIPARGLIGYSTEFLTITRGYGIMNHSFDSYQPMAQGQVGGRRQGVLVSMESGKTTQYGIMQVEDRGVIFIEPGTDIYEGMIVGEHNRDSDLTVNIVKAKQMTNMRSANKDQTSSMKKPRIMSLEEALEYLNDDEYCEVTPDSIRLRKKILDKNERERAAKRKKVAVEEK, from the coding sequence TTGAAATTAAGAGAAAATATTCGTAATATAGCAATCATTGCCCACGTTGACCATGGTAAAACGACGTTAGTGGATCAGTTGCTTAAGCAATCTGGTACTTTCCGTGAAAATGAACATGTGGAAGAACGTGCGATGGATTCTAATGCGATTGAAAAAGAACGCGGAATTACGATTCTTGCGAAAAATACAGCAGTTCAATACCAAGATACAAGAATCAATATTTTGGATACACCTGGTCATGCCGACTTTGGTGGTGAAGTGGAACGGATCATGAAAATGGTTGATGGTGTTCTTCTTGTTGTTGATGCATATGAAGGTTGTATGCCGCAAACTCGTTTCGTGTTGAAAAAAGCATTGGAACAAAAGATCACGCCAATCGTTGTCGTGAACAAAATCGATAAAGATTCTGCACGTCCAGATGAAGTAGTTGATGAAGTAATTGATTTATTCATCGAACTAGGAGCTGAAGAAGAACAGTTAGAATTCCCTGTTGTCTTCACTTCAGGTATTGCTGGTACTGCAAGCTTGGATTCAGATCCTGCTAAACAAGAAAAAGACATGACCCCACTGTTCGAAACAATCGTCGAAACGATCCCTGCACCAATTGATAACTCAGATGAACCGCTTCAATTCCAAGTGGCTTTACTTGACTATAATGATTATGTAGGACGTATCGGTGTTGGCCGTGTATTCCGCGGTAAAATGCATGTAGGTCAACAAGTTTCATTAATGAAACTTGATGGGAAGGTTAAACAATTCCGTGTAACAAAAATCTTTGGTTATATTGGCTTGAAGAAAGTTGAAATCCAAGAAGCTGTTGCCGGTGATTTAATAGCCGTTTCTGGTATGGAAGATATTAACGTAGGGGAAACGGTGTGTCCGACTGAACACCCTGACGCCCTGCCTATCCTACGTATTGACGAGCCAACATTACAAATGACTTTCCTTGTAAATAACAGCCCATTCGCAGGCCGTGAAGGTAAATTCGTTACTGCTCGTAAGATTGAAGAGCGTTTGAAAAACCAATTGCAAACGGATGTCAGCTTAAGAGTCGAAAATACTGATTCTCCGGATGTCTGGGTTGTTTCAGGTCGTGGGGAGCTTCACCTTTCCATCCTGATCGAAAACATGAGACGTGAAGGTTATGAACTGCAAGTTTCTAAACCTGAAGTTATCGTTCGTTTGATTGATGGTGTCCGTTGTGAGCCAGTTGAACGTGTACAAATCGACGTACCTGAGGAGCACACTGGTTCGATCATGGAATCAATGGGAGCCCGTAAAGGTGAATTGTTGGATATGATCAATAGCGGAAGCGGTCAAGTTCGTTTACTGTTCACGATCCCAGCTCGCGGACTTATTGGCTATTCAACTGAGTTCTTAACGATTACACGCGGATATGGTATCATGAACCACTCATTTGACAGCTACCAACCAATGGCACAAGGTCAAGTCGGCGGAAGACGTCAAGGTGTACTTGTATCCATGGAATCAGGAAAAACTACACAATATGGTATTATGCAAGTAGAAGACCGCGGTGTTATTTTCATTGAGCCAGGTACGGATATTTATGAAGGCATGATCGTCGGGGAACATAACCGTGATAGCGATTTGACTGTTAATATCGTTAAAGCGAAACAAATGACAAATATGCGTTCAGCAAATAAAGACCAGACTTCTTCCATGAAAAAACCAAGAATCATGTCTCTTGAAGAAGCTCTAGAATATTTGAACGATGACGAGTACTGTGAAGTAACTCCGGATTCAATCCGTCTTCGTAAAAAAATTCTTGATAAAAACGAGCGTGAAAGAGCAGCTAAAAGAAAAAAAGTTGCTGTTGAAGAAAAATAA